The genomic window CCGGAATTGCGGCGAAATCGAAGCCCTTGCGGGCTGTGATCGATTGACCATCAGCCCGGCATTGCTCGAAGAGCTTGAGGGCGACGAGGGACCCTTGCCACGAAAACTCGATCCTAACCATGCAAACAGTGGCGACGCCAAAACCGTCCTCGATGAAGCGACTTTCCGCCTTGAGGTCAACGAAGATGCCATGGCGACAGAAAAACTGGCCGAGGGTATTCGCAATTTCATTGCCGATCAGCGGCGACTGGAAACGCTGGTGAGCGAACTGTGATTGATGCACTGAAAAAACTGTTTCTGGAAGGTCCCGAAGAGAACACCAGGACGCCCGACGAGGTGCGACGCATCGCCACTGCGGCGCTACTCATCGAAGTTGCCCGCGCCGACTTTGCCCAGGACGCCGAAGAAGAGGCTGCCATGGCGCAGCTCCTGGTGAGCACTCTTGCCCTCGACAAACAAACCGTGGACGCGCTGATGAGCGAGGCAAACGAGGCCGTGGATCAAGCGACGTCCCTGTATGAATTCACCCGACTGGTGAACGATCACTACGGTTACGAGGAAAAGTGCCAACTCATTAACGCCATGTGGCGCGTCGCCTATGCGGACAAGTCACTGAGCAAGTACGAAGAGCATTTAATCCGTCGCGCGTCGGAGCTTATCTACGTCAATCATGAAGACTTCATTCGGGGAAAAATCGCTGCCAAAGAAGCGGTCGCCTAGGCAGGTCGGCGACGGTGGCAAGAGTCGCGAGGGTAGCGAGGGTGATGAGACGCCGGGGGATCAGTGGCGCTCCAGGGTCGCTACCAGCTCACTGAAACGCTCGCGGTTTTCCGAGGATACATCCATAAGCGCCCGATGGGCTTCAAGCACCTTTTGACGCACCTCGTCCTCGCTCCCCGGGACCATGGGAATACTCTGACCACTGCCCGTCGCACAGCAGGTCTTTGCATGCATTTCAAACAGCCGGTCCAGCCCCATGCTGCTGAGGAGACGATTAATGCCGGCATCACAGCAATAGATCGCGGGGCGGAAGTCAAAACGATCATGGACGGACATCGCCAGCTTGGCCAGCTGACCAAGGGTCGTGCTATCGATGCCCTCCACATCACAAAGATCCACCCAGACACTGCAGAACTCCGGATCATCCAGCATGCTGTCAACGTAGTCTTCGATGGAAGCACACAGCGTCAGGCGAACGTCACCCACCAGACGCAGCACATAGGCGCCGTCCTTCCGTGCTGCCAGCACCTGACCGTCACTCATGACTCATCACTTACCCGCTTGCTCACAAAAAGCGCTGCTATATCATCGGGGGCGGTCTCTGCGCTGTCCAGTCCCAGCTTTGACACCAATTCCTCGGGCGTGTCCGCCGTCTGCGCAAAAATATCGAGAAAAAAAGCTTCTTTCTCCACCAGATTCTTGGGCGGTAGAATTTCCAGAATGCCGTCGGAAAACAGCGCCAGCATGAACGCGTCGGGCAGCTCCACGCTGTGCTCGTTGTACTCGGCGTCGCGCATCATCCCCACCGCGTTTCCTCCACCCTCAAGATAAACCGCACCTGCATCGGACACCAGTACGGGCATGGGTAAATGGCCGGCCACGCTGTAGTGCAGGGTATTCTCGACCTGGTCCAGGACGCCCACCACCATGGTGGCGTACTTTCCGACATCAAGCTCAAGGAGTTCCCGGTTAGCGAGGGTAAGCATGGCCACGGGACCTAAAATCGTATTGTCGTTGCGGCGCAGGTAATCGGAGCGCTTCCGCGCGAACAGATTTTTCAGGAGCACCGTGGTGAAAGCCGATGAGCTGCCATGGCCCGATACATCAGCCATAAAAAACACGACGTAGTGATCGTCAACGGTGAAATAATCCGTGAAGTCACCACTCAGATACAGGGAAGGAATAATCGTATGGCTGAACATGTAGTCGCTCACCACCATGGGGGAGCTGGGTAACATGCGCATCTGTACCTGACGGCCCGCCTGCTGGTCCTTCTCAAGCACGCGCACGGTGTTTTTTAGCTCGCGGTTGGCAGCCTCCAACTTCTGTCGGGACTGCTGCAACTCCCGACTCATGGATCGCAGGCGCACACAGCGCTCCATGGAGGCTAAAAGCGCGTCGGGGTCGTCCAGGGGCGTAGCAAAAAAATCGTTCGCGCCCAGGCGCAGGGCGCGCATCATGCTGGCGGAGCGGGACTCGCTGCTAAACATCATCACGGGCACCTGGATATTCAGCTCCCGAAGACTGGCGCCCTCCTCTGCCCAGGCCTCCGGCGTAGCCTGTACATCGCACAGCACAACGTCCCAATCGCTGTTTTCACCCAGGGAATTGCCAAAAGCGTCCAGAGAATTTGCTACGGAAGTGGTAAAGCCGGCAGAAGAGGCCAGGTCAGCGAGATCACTGCCCCGGTTCAGATCGTCGTCAATGACCAGTACCTTACCGCTATAGGCCATCCGGTATTACTTCGTCAAAATAGTAAGCAGAACCCTACGCCTGCCGCCGCGCCCAGGCAACCGGAGCGCCCCGCTTTGAGGAAGAATTCACAACTTTGAAGGGATAACGTAGCCGAGGGGCTAAAACTTAGAACTCCTGGTCCCAGCCATCCTCAAAATCCGCGAAATCGTCCTGAATTTCGCCGTCATTAACAAAAGCGGCGCGCTGCTGAAGATAGGCATCGCGGACAAAGATGTAGCGATCACCGGAAATCAGCTCGTCGGAGCCCAAGAGCCTGGCCCGCCCATGGACCAGCTCCAGTCCCCAGATGCTGTTGCGCACGGCGCGATCATCAATGTAGGGCGGAACCGACAGTGCAAAGGTGTCTACCAGCGTACCGGTTCCGCTGCGGAAGGTACGCGGGCCAAACAGCGGCAGCATCAGGTAGGGCCCCTCGGGAACCCCCCAAAGGGCCAGGGTCTGGCCAAAATCCGTGCGGTAGGATCGGATACCCATGGGCGTAGCTACGTCAAATAGTCCCGCCAGTCCCAGGGTGGAGTTCACCAGAAAACGTCCGCCACTCTGCGCAGCGCCATCCCAACGCCACTGCAATACGGCATTGAAGGTACTGGTGACATCGTAAAGGTTTGCATAGAAATTACTGACACCACGCTGCGCAGGTGCAGGCATGATGTAGTCATAGCCCTTCGCAAGGGGGCGCAGCGCCCAGCGATCCAGCACGTCATTGACGACAAAGAGCGGGCGGTTTATCGCTTCCAGAGGGTCATCATTGGCCTCGAGCCCGGGGGCCAGAAACACAGCAATACTCAGCAGGAACCCCGTGGCCATGTGGCGCCACCAGGACTCCACCCTCGCGGAATCAGAGGACGAAAACGCGCGCACAGTCGCACCCACGGACACCGCAGGATCAGCCGACACCAGTTTTATGCCTTGTTCCCTGATACTCGATAATCTCTCAACAAAGAAAGCCCCATTATACGGCGTAACAGCGCAGACCGATTGTTTCCGGCCCGTCACTTTTCGTCGCCTGTCTCTCGCCAAAGTAACGCTAATACCCCTCTCTGTAGTAAACGCTTGGGAGCGGTCCCGCATTCCACACAGATCATTCATTAGGACTGCCGTCGCGGCGCGGAGTTTCTTCCGGGGCCGATGTTTATCCGGCATTATTCACGCATCTGCTTGAACGTCTGCTCTCGATACACCTCTTTTTACTCTTCTTCCGGCAGACGCCCCAGGGTTTTCCTGCACCAGACGTCTACCCGTGTCCATTGGGCGTTCAGGCGTTTTACGGACACCGGTCGTGAGGTGCCCAGATGCTGAGCAAACAGGGAGACCCGAAGCTCCTGAAGCATCGTCTGATAGTCATACAGCGATGGTGAAAGCTGGGCAGCGCCGGGCACCTCCGCCAGCAAGGCCGCCATGGGGGCTTCCAATGCCGCGAGGGTGGCCTGATGCTCCTGATCCTTGCGGTAGTTGGCGGCCAGGCGCTCAGCCCGTACCACCATGGCCTTGGCATAGCGCGGATAATGACGCAGGGTGTCGCTGTCTTTCCCAAACAAGCCGGCACCGCTCAGAAGGTATCGCCGCTGGGAGGTCATGTCCGCTTTGGCTTCGCGATACTGGCCGGCATGGCGATGGAGCACCTGCAGGGCTTCGCCCATGGCCACCAGGGTGTTTTTCAGCTGCACTTCCAGTTCGTTGGCAACCGTGATGACATTTCGCGAAAGTTGCGCCCTGGCGTCGTCAAAGCTTTGCTTATCCCGACAGTCCTCCGATCGCAATCCTGAAGCGTTGAGCGCGAGGGTGGGCAGCACCTCGTCAAGGAGAGCCTCCCGCGACACATCGAGGGCGGCAAACAGGAGCGCCGCTTCGTTGTCCTTCAGAAAGCGTTTACGAATATCGCGAAACGCCGGCTTCAAAGATAGAATCAGCAACCGCGCCAAACCCCGCCGATGTGCCAACAACGCCTCGCCGGGATAATCGAAGAGAGCAATATCGGCGCTATCGCCCCCATCTTTGAGCGCCGGATACGCCAGAATGTCTACGCCTGCCTGACGAAAAGCGTACTCCCTGGCAAGCTCCGGAAAGTCCCAGGCAAGCAGCCCCGAGCGCGCGGGAGAGTTACCCTCCGTGGTGCTGAGCTGCCGACGGGTGGCTTCCTGGAATTCACTGATGAGGGCATCCACATCGCGCCCCTGTGCCAGCAGCTTGCCTTTTTCATCGACCACTCGAAGATTGATTCGGTAGTAGTCGTCAATCTCGGAAAGCGGCCAATCCTCCGCCACGATCCGGGGTCCCCCGACCGCTTTCAGGGCCGCCCCCAGAGCTTCCGTGAGGGGCTCGTCCGTAGGCTCCATGTGCGCCAGAGCCCGATCAACCCAGTCGGGCACGGGCACCATCTGCTTTCGCAGGGGCTTGGGCAAACCCTTTACCAGAGCCACACATTTTTCTCGAAGAATCCCCGGTACCAGCCATTGGAGACGAAATCTCGGCAGGCGGTTGAGCAAACCCAGGGGCACGGTTATGGACACGCCGTCAGCTTCTTTTCCCGGCGCGAACTGATAACTCAGGCGATAACGCTGCCCTTCCCAATCGAGAGCGTCAGGAAAGGCATCCGTCAGCGCGCCCGGATCCCGGGTCAGAAGCTGGTCCCGGCGAAGCTTAAGCAGCCTGCTGCGATCTTCGTGGTCTTTGAGCCAGGCCAGGAGGGATGTGGTGTTGGTGGCGGTTTCCGGGAGGTATTCGTCGTAAAACCGGAACAGGGTTTCTTCATCTACCAAAAGGTCGCGGCGCCTCGCCCGGGACTCAAGATCTTCGACCTCCCGCTGCAAACGCAGATTGTGCTTGAGAAACGCCGGGGGCTTTGACCAGCGTCCCGCAATAAGACCCTCACGAATCAGTATCTCGCGGCACAGTGGCGCATCAATTTTGGCGTAATGCACGGCCACCCGATCGCTGATGGTCAGACCAAAGAGCGTCGTACGCCGCCAGGCCACCACCCTGCCCTGCTCCCGCTGCCACCGGGGTTCGTAATACTGGTGTTTGAGCAGCGCGGGATTCACCTGCATAAGCCATTGGGGCTCGATAGCGGCGGCGCTGCGGGCATAGACCCGCTGCGTCTCGACTATCTCCCCCGCCACCAGCCATTTGGGGGGCTTGCGATAGACCACCGATCCGGGAAACAGCTGCAAGCGCCGGTTCCGGGCCGCCAGGTATTCCCGGCGCTCGTCCTGCTGCGCAATATTGCCCAACAGCCCCGTGAGCAATGCTCGATGCACGCCCGCATAATCCGTCTCCTCGGACAAGGCCAGCGCGGGCTTGAGGCCCTGACTCCGACAGGCGATGCTGATTTGCCGATGCACGTCGCGCCACTCCCGCATGCGCAGCCAGGACAGATACTCCTTCTTGCAAAGCTTTCGAAGCTTGTTCTCACTCAATTCCTGACGCTGCTCTTCGTAGTAGCGCCAGAGATTTACCAGGCTCATAAAATCCGAGCGGGGATCGGCAAAACGGGCGTGGGCCTGGTCCGCCTGGGACTGGCGGTCCGCGGGACGCTCCCGTGGGTCCTGAATGGACAGCGCGCTGGCAATGACCAACATCTCCGGGAGCACGGAGAACTCCTGCGCGGCAAGCACCATGCGCGAAAGCGCGGGATCAATAGGAAACGCCGCCATGCGCCGCCCGAGGCGCGTCAGCTGTTCCTTGGAATTGACCGCACCTAACTCATCAAGCAGCCTGTAACCATCCCGAATAAGACGACTGTCCGGCGGCTCAAGAAAAGGAAAGCGGGCAATATTTCCAAGGCCCAGCTGGAGCATCTGAAGCACGACCGCGGCGAGGTTACTGCGCTTGATTTCCGGGTCGGTGAATTCCGGTCGATTGAGATAGTCCTCTTCCGTATAGAGACGCAGACAGACACCCGGCCCCACACGGCCGCAGCGACCCCGGCGTTGATCTGCACTGGCTCGGGAGATGGGTTCAATGGGCAGACGCTGCACCCGGGTGCGGTAGGAATAGCGGCTGATCCTCGCCTCACCGGGATCGATGACAAAGCGAATCCCGGGCACGGTGACCGAGGTTTCTGCGACATTGGTGGACAGCACGACCCGCAAACCCCGGGCGCTACCCCGCCCGAACACCCGCGCCTGTTCCCCCTGGCTGAGCCGCGCATAAAGGGGCAGCACGTCCAGCCCCGGCGCACCTCGAAGCTGCCGCGCCACGTCGCGAATATCACGCTCCCCCGACAGAAACACGAGCATATCGCCGGGCTCGCCATGACGCCCCGCCTGCACCTCCTTTACCACGGAGGCAACCTGGCGCAGAAGGTCTTCGGCGTCGCTGCTGTCCCGGGGAAGATAGTGCGTCGTCACCGGATAGCTGCGCCCGGACACTTCGATCACCGGCGCGTCATTAAAATGCTCGGAGAAACGCGCCACATCGATGGTGGCGCTCGTGACCAGCACTTTCAGGTCGGGACGCCGCGGCAGGAGGCGTTTAAGATACCCCAGAATGAAATCAATATTGAGGCTCCTTTCATGGGCCTCATCGATAATCAGCGTGTCGTATTGGCGTAGATCGCGATCCCGCTGCATCTCGCTCAGGAGAATCCCGTCGGTCATCAGCTTCACCGCGGTACGTTCCCCCAGCTGCTCCTGAAAGCGCACCTGATAGCCCACGAGGTCACCGAGGGGCAGCCCCACCTCTTCGGCAATGCGCTGGGCAACGGTGCGGGCGGCAAGACGGCGTGGTTGGGTATGACCGATGCGCTCAACGCGACCGCGGCCCAACTCCAGACAAATCTTTGGAAGCTGAGTGGTTTTTCCCGAGCCGGTCTCTCCCGCAACAATCACCACCTGATGATCCCGCAGGGCGTCCGCTATTTCCCGGCGATGCTCCGCCACGGGGAGTTCCGGCGGATACGTCAGCGGCGGCACCTCACGAAGCACCTGCGATGTCTGCGACACTGTCGACGTCTCCGTATCAGGCATGGCAGTCCACCCCGCCCCGGAGGTACTCTTGCGCTTTTACCCGTGCGTGCCACGAATGCATGCCCTGCCTTGTCAGCACCGAGAGCCATCCCCGGCGCCGAAGGAAAAAAGAGACCTCACCATGACGACGGAAAACAGCTTTAGCTACGATGAATTGCAGGAAGGCCAGCAGTGTGAGATCAAACGCCAACTGCAGGGCAGCGATATCGATGCCTTTGCGGCTGCCAGCGGCGACCACAACCCCCTGCACACCGACGCGGACTTTGCCCGCGCCGCGGGTTTTGAGGATCGCATCGCCCACGGCATGCTCCTGGCAAGCTGGATTTCCGCCAGTCTCGCTCACTCCCTGCCGGGACGGGGCACCGTGTACCTGCGCCAGAGTCTGGAATTCCGGCAGCCAGCGCTGCCGGGCGACGCCGTGCTTATCCGACTCACGGTGGCTGAGAAAAAACGGCGGGGGCGTGTAATTATCGATTGCGAGATATGCCATGAGGACGGTCGCTGCCTCCTGCGCGGTAGCGCCGAGGTGATTGCACCCAGCTAAAAAACAGGCCTGGCGTGCGGGGTCTCAGCCTACGGCAGAGTCCGGGTCAGCCTTTGCCGTTTGTTCAAACTGCGCAGGATCAAGGTACATAAGCTGCAGTTCCACGGTAGCACCACCTTTTCCCGAATCCGCTCCGAGCACCAGCACGCTGGGTTTACCGTCTTCAGCAGTGAGCGCGGTAATACCGAACATCACGGAGTCCTCTTTTGACTCATTGGCGTAAGAGCGCAGAGACGCAGGATCCTTGATCGCCTCGGCGATGCTCGAGAGCAGCATCGTCAGTCCCGTGCGAAAACTCGTGAAATTGAGGCGTCCCTGATAGTGCTCATAATCCAGACTGAGATCAAAGCGCACCATGCTGCCGTCTTCCATGCGCAGATTGGTAAGGGCGACGACCTTTTTTTCTTCAAGGTCACGGTAGAGACTCTTGGCCTCGGTTCGACTGGGCTCAATGAGCGCCTTGTGAATCAGGTTCACGGCGACGGTGAGAAACTTGTCCGTCGGGAGACTCTTGCGTTGGGTGTTTTCTGACATGGCTTTTCCGCGGAGATGACTAACAGCCCGCGAAGTCTACCGATTGGTCCTGCACCATGCCAGCAGACCTTCGCCGGAATAGGTAAAAGCACCAAACAGCAGGCCCCCTCAGTTTGCTATGCTCCTGTTTTCCTTGGAGGATTTCAGGATCATGGTTTACGCCGCCTCCGGCACGAAGACAGACGGAGCCAGCTTGCGAAAAAACCTTCGTTTACCCGGGGCTGTTGTTGCCTCCGGAGCAAACGTGACGCCCGGGACTGGGGTTTCCTCCAGGGCGACTGCTGCGCTGACAGCCGTTGCGATTTGTCTGGCTCTCCTCGGCTCTTTTTCCACAAGGGCCCAGGAGCCAGGTGCGCCCGGCCTGTCGGACAGCGATGTGGAGCGTCTCAGAGGTCTGCTGCTTCGCCACCATAGCGGCAACGGCGAGGCTGTAAACACGGCCCCTGACCCGGAGGAGGCCACAGACGCGCTACCGGTAGACGCCTCTGCGGACGAGGCCAAATTGGCTCTCCTACTCAACGCTCCCTACTCCCGGGACAAGCTGCTCCTAAGGGCCGATGAGTGGCCGCTTCTTCGCACCGAGGTGGATACCCGTCTTTCTGACACCGCGATCGCCGAGCGTCGCAGTGACAGTCCCCTTATCGGCACCATTCAGATACGCCGGCGCGGTTCCCTCGTGGGTAGCAGTACCTACAACCTCCGTCACATCGGCAAACACCAGTTTGTCGGGCAAACGAAGCTCGGTAACGGGCTGAACGTTTTCAGTGTTTCGGATTTTCAGTGGGAACTCCAGCTACCTCCCCTGGAGGGCAGTGCAAAACACCTTCTAGTGCTTACGGCACCACCCCGTCAGGATTGGACGCTCCATCTGGTCCCGGCCAGCGTCCTTGTAGATTTGCAGAATGACAGCCCCCCATGGCTTGGAGCTGCATCAGCCGAGACAAGTGACGCCCCGTGATACGTGCCCAGGGCCCTCTCCAGGCCATGGAGCCTGCCGAGCTGGAATGGACTGAGGCCGGGGAGCCGCGATCCGTCCGTTATGGTGATTGTTACTTCAGTGCCGAAGATGGACTGGC from Congregibacter litoralis KT71 includes these protein-coding regions:
- a CDS encoding STAS domain-containing protein, whose amino-acid sequence is MSDGQVLAARKDGAYVLRLVGDVRLTLCASIEDYVDSMLDDPEFCSVWVDLCDVEGIDSTTLGQLAKLAMSVHDRFDFRPAIYCCDAGINRLLSSMGLDRLFEMHAKTCCATGSGQSIPMVPGSEDEVRQKVLEAHRALMDVSSENRERFSELVATLERH
- the hrpA gene encoding ATP-dependent RNA helicase HrpA — its product is MPDTETSTVSQTSQVLREVPPLTYPPELPVAEHRREIADALRDHQVVIVAGETGSGKTTQLPKICLELGRGRVERIGHTQPRRLAARTVAQRIAEEVGLPLGDLVGYQVRFQEQLGERTAVKLMTDGILLSEMQRDRDLRQYDTLIIDEAHERSLNIDFILGYLKRLLPRRPDLKVLVTSATIDVARFSEHFNDAPVIEVSGRSYPVTTHYLPRDSSDAEDLLRQVASVVKEVQAGRHGEPGDMLVFLSGERDIRDVARQLRGAPGLDVLPLYARLSQGEQARVFGRGSARGLRVVLSTNVAETSVTVPGIRFVIDPGEARISRYSYRTRVQRLPIEPISRASADQRRGRCGRVGPGVCLRLYTEEDYLNRPEFTDPEIKRSNLAAVVLQMLQLGLGNIARFPFLEPPDSRLIRDGYRLLDELGAVNSKEQLTRLGRRMAAFPIDPALSRMVLAAQEFSVLPEMLVIASALSIQDPRERPADRQSQADQAHARFADPRSDFMSLVNLWRYYEEQRQELSENKLRKLCKKEYLSWLRMREWRDVHRQISIACRSQGLKPALALSEETDYAGVHRALLTGLLGNIAQQDERREYLAARNRRLQLFPGSVVYRKPPKWLVAGEIVETQRVYARSAAAIEPQWLMQVNPALLKHQYYEPRWQREQGRVVAWRRTTLFGLTISDRVAVHYAKIDAPLCREILIREGLIAGRWSKPPAFLKHNLRLQREVEDLESRARRRDLLVDEETLFRFYDEYLPETATNTTSLLAWLKDHEDRSRLLKLRRDQLLTRDPGALTDAFPDALDWEGQRYRLSYQFAPGKEADGVSITVPLGLLNRLPRFRLQWLVPGILREKCVALVKGLPKPLRKQMVPVPDWVDRALAHMEPTDEPLTEALGAALKAVGGPRIVAEDWPLSEIDDYYRINLRVVDEKGKLLAQGRDVDALISEFQEATRRQLSTTEGNSPARSGLLAWDFPELAREYAFRQAGVDILAYPALKDGGDSADIALFDYPGEALLAHRRGLARLLILSLKPAFRDIRKRFLKDNEAALLFAALDVSREALLDEVLPTLALNASGLRSEDCRDKQSFDDARAQLSRNVITVANELEVQLKNTLVAMGEALQVLHRHAGQYREAKADMTSQRRYLLSGAGLFGKDSDTLRHYPRYAKAMVVRAERLAANYRKDQEHQATLAALEAPMAALLAEVPGAAQLSPSLYDYQTMLQELRVSLFAQHLGTSRPVSVKRLNAQWTRVDVWCRKTLGRLPEEE
- a CDS encoding MaoC family dehydratase, which produces MTTENSFSYDELQEGQQCEIKRQLQGSDIDAFAAASGDHNPLHTDADFARAAGFEDRIAHGMLLASWISASLAHSLPGRGTVYLRQSLEFRQPALPGDAVLIRLTVAEKKRRGRVIIDCEICHEDGRCLLRGSAEVIAPS
- a CDS encoding response regulator; this translates as MAYSGKVLVIDDDLNRGSDLADLASSAGFTTSVANSLDAFGNSLGENSDWDVVLCDVQATPEAWAEEGASLRELNIQVPVMMFSSESRSASMMRALRLGANDFFATPLDDPDALLASMERCVRLRSMSRELQQSRQKLEAANRELKNTVRVLEKDQQAGRQVQMRMLPSSPMVVSDYMFSHTIIPSLYLSGDFTDYFTVDDHYVVFFMADVSGHGSSSAFTTVLLKNLFARKRSDYLRRNDNTILGPVAMLTLANRELLELDVGKYATMVVGVLDQVENTLHYSVAGHLPMPVLVSDAGAVYLEGGGNAVGMMRDAEYNEHSVELPDAFMLALFSDGILEILPPKNLVEKEAFFLDIFAQTADTPEELVSKLGLDSAETAPDDIAALFVSKRVSDES
- a CDS encoding MlaA family lipoprotein, translated to MSADPAVSVGATVRAFSSSDSARVESWWRHMATGFLLSIAVFLAPGLEANDDPLEAINRPLFVVNDVLDRWALRPLAKGYDYIMPAPAQRGVSNFYANLYDVTSTFNAVLQWRWDGAAQSGGRFLVNSTLGLAGLFDVATPMGIRSYRTDFGQTLALWGVPEGPYLMLPLFGPRTFRSGTGTLVDTFALSVPPYIDDRAVRNSIWGLELVHGRARLLGSDELISGDRYIFVRDAYLQQRAAFVNDGEIQDDFADFEDGWDQEF
- a CDS encoding TerB family tellurite resistance protein, whose amino-acid sequence is MIDALKKLFLEGPEENTRTPDEVRRIATAALLIEVARADFAQDAEEEAAMAQLLVSTLALDKQTVDALMSEANEAVDQATSLYEFTRLVNDHYGYEEKCQLINAMWRVAYADKSLSKYEEHLIRRASELIYVNHEDFIRGKIAAKEAVA